The following are encoded in a window of Gramella sp. MT6 genomic DNA:
- a CDS encoding polysaccharide deacetylase family protein encodes MLAVANFHYLRKDFDSDYPSIFGLTPRQFENQLKILSKQGRFISQAELLDVEKHSIEDNFLLITFDDGLKEQYELAKPILDRMGIPFICFINTSNFTEKKVSLVHKIHLLRSRIDPMELEEGISKNYSFKLNEEERNKAHFHYNYDPPAVARLKYLLNFKIDISDLKQIIEPLFNENFNEHRMAKDLYMEMDQLKDLWNGGSLGSHGHNHDPLGLIEIEGVEKDLKNTQNFFISNFGQQARLFSYPYGSYDACAGLSQAMEQAGFKVALTMERAVNYHISENPFLVARYDCNDLPGGKADIFKGKSLFKNCEFAKWHTYENSTFNQ; translated from the coding sequence ATGCTTGCAGTTGCTAATTTTCACTATCTCAGGAAAGATTTTGATTCCGATTATCCAAGTATTTTTGGGTTGACCCCGAGGCAGTTCGAGAATCAGCTGAAAATATTATCGAAACAAGGAAGATTTATCTCACAGGCTGAGCTTTTAGATGTGGAAAAACATTCTATAGAAGATAATTTTTTGCTTATCACCTTTGATGACGGTCTTAAAGAACAATATGAGCTGGCAAAACCTATTCTGGATAGAATGGGAATACCTTTTATATGCTTTATAAATACTTCTAATTTTACGGAGAAAAAAGTTTCTTTGGTGCATAAAATTCATCTTCTTCGTTCCAGAATAGATCCTATGGAACTGGAAGAAGGAATTTCAAAAAATTATTCTTTTAAATTAAATGAGGAAGAAAGGAATAAAGCCCATTTTCATTATAATTATGATCCACCTGCAGTTGCCAGGTTGAAGTATTTGCTCAATTTCAAGATTGATATTAGCGATCTTAAACAAATCATAGAGCCGTTATTCAATGAAAATTTCAATGAACATAGGATGGCTAAGGATTTATATATGGAAATGGACCAGCTAAAAGATCTATGGAACGGAGGGAGCCTTGGGTCCCACGGGCATAATCATGATCCCTTAGGTTTGATAGAAATAGAAGGTGTTGAGAAGGACCTAAAGAATACTCAGAATTTCTTTATTTCTAACTTTGGGCAGCAAGCTAGATTGTTTAGTTATCCTTATGGATCTTATGATGCCTGTGCAGGACTTTCACAAGCTATGGAGCAAGCCGGTTTTAAGGTAGCACTTACCATGGAAAGAGCGGTAAATTATCATATATCGGAAAATCCGTTTTTGGTGGCGAGGTATGACTGCAATGACCTTCCTGGTGGAAAGGCAGATATATTTAAAGGAAAAAGTCTTTTCAAAAATTGCGAATTTGCAAAATGGCACACGTATGAGAACAGTACTTTTAACCAGTAA
- a CDS encoding acylneuraminate cytidylyltransferase family protein — protein sequence MRILGLITARGGSKGIPGKNIKILGSIPLINYTIASAKESKLLSKIVLSSDDEEIMKISGQQGVEVPFKRPGELAEDNTPSLKVIQHALDFFKAKNENFDAICLLQPTTPFRRNGLIDDAIRKFISGNYDSLISVREIPTDFNPHWAFEDHNGILRIATGEKTPIPRRQELPKAYHRDGTIYITATRQIMEENSLLGDNIGFINTMADDYVNIDTISDWERAVEILKTRN from the coding sequence ATGAGAATCTTAGGTTTAATAACGGCAAGAGGTGGTAGTAAAGGTATACCTGGGAAGAATATAAAAATACTCGGAAGCATTCCTTTGATTAATTATACTATAGCCTCCGCTAAAGAATCAAAGCTTCTATCGAAAATAGTTCTAAGCTCAGATGATGAGGAGATCATGAAAATATCCGGGCAACAGGGAGTTGAAGTGCCCTTTAAAAGACCGGGAGAACTGGCCGAGGATAATACTCCGAGTTTGAAGGTTATCCAGCACGCATTGGATTTCTTTAAAGCAAAAAATGAAAATTTTGATGCCATTTGCCTTTTACAGCCTACGACTCCTTTTAGAAGGAATGGGCTTATCGATGATGCTATCAGAAAATTTATATCGGGAAATTATGATTCTCTAATTAGTGTAAGGGAAATTCCGACTGATTTTAATCCACACTGGGCCTTTGAAGATCATAATGGGATATTAAGAATAGCTACCGGGGAAAAAACTCCGATTCCGAGAAGGCAGGAACTTCCTAAGGCTTACCATAGGGATGGAACTATTTATATTACTGCCACCAGGCAAATAATGGAAGAGAATTCCTTACTTGGAGATAACATTGGCTTTATTAATACCATGGCAGATGATTATGTAAATATAGATACCATTAGTGATTGGGAGAGGGCCGTAGAAATATTAAAAACTCGTAATTAA
- a CDS encoding glycosyltransferase family 4 protein, which yields MKILMVSIFAPHFFNWAEQLKGSGHEIYWLDLYDSNTKVEKIDFINQIIGWRYRWNHPGRYFLKKNASQFTDIINRLNERDFEKVLERKVKEIEPDIIHSFVIYLGGEYVLPVIEKYPKIKWIVSSWGSDLYYYRNKKPYLEGIQRVLQKADYLFTDCKRDHQIALDNGFNGKFLGAFPGGGGFDFRKTDPFMESFSERGLILIKGYQGLHGKCIEVLQAIEGLKDKLKLYKIVIFGNGEEVEAYVQKSEVKSWQNLELVGKIPPEEVMRLMGKAKIYIGNSTSDGMPNTLLEAIVMGAFPVQSNPGGVTAELIEDGFNGSLIENAQDISKIKRTIIKTISGEINIFKGVSYNLQEIKPRLERELIRQKVIEQYQLIEDQNTQV from the coding sequence ATGAAAATTCTCATGGTCTCCATATTTGCACCACATTTCTTTAACTGGGCTGAACAGTTAAAGGGTTCGGGACATGAGATCTACTGGCTCGACTTATACGATTCTAACACGAAAGTTGAAAAGATAGATTTTATTAATCAGATCATCGGCTGGCGGTATAGATGGAACCATCCCGGGAGATATTTTCTTAAAAAGAATGCCTCACAGTTTACAGACATTATTAACAGGCTCAATGAAAGGGATTTTGAGAAGGTCCTGGAAAGAAAAGTAAAAGAAATTGAACCTGATATTATACATAGTTTTGTGATCTATCTGGGTGGAGAGTATGTATTACCCGTAATTGAAAAATATCCGAAAATAAAATGGATAGTATCTAGCTGGGGTAGTGATCTTTATTATTACAGGAATAAAAAACCATATCTGGAAGGCATTCAAAGGGTTCTTCAAAAGGCAGATTATTTATTTACCGATTGTAAAAGAGACCATCAAATAGCCCTTGATAATGGATTCAATGGTAAATTCCTTGGGGCTTTTCCGGGAGGAGGAGGATTTGATTTCAGAAAAACCGATCCTTTTATGGAATCCTTTTCGGAACGCGGGCTTATCCTTATAAAAGGCTACCAGGGATTACATGGAAAATGCATTGAGGTATTACAGGCCATCGAAGGGCTAAAAGACAAGCTGAAGCTATACAAAATTGTGATCTTTGGAAATGGAGAAGAAGTAGAAGCTTATGTTCAAAAGTCAGAGGTGAAATCCTGGCAAAATCTCGAGCTGGTAGGGAAGATTCCTCCTGAAGAGGTGATGAGATTGATGGGGAAAGCCAAAATATATATTGGGAATAGTACTTCTGATGGGATGCCAAATACGCTATTAGAGGCAATTGTGATGGGAGCTTTTCCTGTGCAGTCGAACCCGGGAGGTGTGACTGCTGAACTCATAGAGGATGGTTTTAATGGATCCCTGATAGAAAATGCTCAGGATATTTCTAAGATCAAAAGGACTATAATCAAAACTATTTCAGGAGAAATCAATATTTTTAAGGGGGTTTCTTATAATTTACAGGAGATCAAACCCCGATTGGAAAGAGAACTTATAAGGCAAAAAGTCATAGAACAATACCAGCTTATAGAAGACCAAAATACACAGGTTTAG
- the asnB gene encoding asparagine synthase (glutamine-hydrolyzing), translating into MCGIAGIVGPEIKKGDLDLMLTSMAHRGPDARGVYHDKGFAIIGHNRLSIIDLSHEADQPFSDPTGRYHLSFNGEIYNYTELRNEIGLSHTFKTSSDTEVLLAAYLVYGKNCLEKFRGMFSFAIWDNKEKSLFAARDRFGVKPFFYSNTNDFIFASEIKAIKRIKGSTQNVRQWANYFCYGSYGLPSETFFQDIHQLPAGHFLEFKDEKLQIEKWYDFPERISLLKRTYSEEEIKQKYLELLKDSIKLRFRTDVPLGFNISGGVDSSLLLALVNNIHSSEKIKAFTFFTGDERYDELPWVKEMISQTGNPLEKVKLSSYEVPEYASLISEVQDEPFGGIPTLAYARIFEKAKDSGIKVLLDGQGMDEQWAGYDYYKTKDNSIVQGTGKSGSFKPNVLAKEFRDLALKPEYPRPFESRLQNLQYRDLFYTKLPRALRFNDHISMAFSTELREPFLDHLLVEYAFALPDEMKIRNGVHKYMLRELTGEFVPFKIAEAPKRALQTPQREWLSEDLKDYVDSRLLILKKSKVNEWFDFKYIYKEWEDYQKGEKQNSFYLWQWINTSLIFENS; encoded by the coding sequence ATGTGCGGTATAGCTGGAATAGTTGGGCCTGAGATTAAAAAAGGTGATTTGGATCTAATGTTAACTTCAATGGCCCATCGCGGACCAGATGCGAGAGGAGTATATCATGACAAGGGTTTTGCTATAATTGGACATAACAGACTCTCTATAATAGATCTATCCCATGAAGCAGATCAGCCTTTTAGTGATCCAACAGGTCGGTACCATTTGAGTTTTAATGGTGAAATATATAACTATACCGAACTAAGAAATGAAATCGGCTTAAGCCATACTTTTAAAACTTCTTCAGATACAGAAGTTTTATTAGCCGCTTATTTAGTTTACGGCAAGAATTGTCTGGAAAAGTTTAGAGGAATGTTTTCTTTCGCGATCTGGGATAATAAAGAAAAATCTTTATTTGCTGCACGTGATCGTTTTGGGGTGAAACCATTTTTTTACAGTAATACTAATGATTTTATTTTCGCTAGTGAGATCAAGGCGATAAAAAGAATAAAAGGATCAACACAAAATGTAAGGCAATGGGCCAATTATTTCTGCTATGGTTCCTATGGACTTCCGTCAGAAACCTTTTTTCAGGATATTCATCAATTACCTGCCGGTCATTTTCTAGAGTTTAAGGATGAAAAGTTACAAATAGAAAAATGGTATGATTTTCCTGAACGAATTTCTTTATTAAAACGGACTTATTCTGAGGAAGAGATAAAGCAGAAGTATCTTGAACTTCTAAAAGATTCAATAAAACTAAGGTTCAGGACCGATGTGCCTTTGGGATTTAATATTAGTGGTGGTGTGGATAGTTCGTTATTACTGGCCTTAGTAAATAACATTCATAGTTCAGAAAAAATAAAAGCATTTACCTTTTTTACAGGCGATGAAAGATATGATGAGTTGCCTTGGGTAAAAGAAATGATTTCCCAAACAGGAAATCCTCTGGAAAAAGTAAAACTTTCCTCTTATGAGGTTCCTGAATATGCCAGTTTAATAAGTGAAGTTCAGGATGAACCATTTGGAGGAATTCCCACCCTCGCTTATGCCAGGATTTTTGAAAAAGCTAAAGATTCAGGAATTAAGGTTCTGCTCGATGGGCAGGGAATGGATGAACAATGGGCAGGATATGATTATTATAAAACAAAGGATAATTCCATAGTACAGGGAACCGGAAAGTCAGGTAGTTTTAAACCCAACGTTCTCGCAAAAGAGTTTAGGGATCTTGCTTTGAAACCTGAATATCCTAGACCCTTCGAGTCCAGGTTGCAAAATTTACAATACCGTGATCTTTTCTATACAAAGCTTCCAAGAGCTTTAAGGTTCAACGATCATATATCCATGGCTTTCAGTACAGAGCTTAGAGAACCATTTTTGGATCACCTTCTGGTGGAATATGCTTTTGCCTTACCGGATGAAATGAAAATAAGAAATGGAGTGCATAAATATATGCTGAGAGAATTGACTGGAGAATTTGTCCCGTTTAAGATAGCAGAGGCTCCAAAAAGAGCTTTACAAACTCCTCAAAGGGAGTGGCTTTCTGAAGATCTGAAAGACTATGTAGATAGCCGGTTATTAATTCTTAAAAAAAGTAAAGTTAATGAATGGTTTGATTTTAAATACATTTATAAGGAATGGGAGGATTACCAAAAAGGTGAAAAACAGAATAGTTTTTACCTCTGGCAATGGATTAATACGAGTCTTATATTTGAAAATAGCTGA
- a CDS encoding N-acetylneuraminate synthase family protein, with translation MVNIIAEIGQAHEGSLGLALSYIDVLADAGVDAVKFQVHIADAESSIHEPFRIKFSQQDETRFDYWKRMEFSLQQWRTLKSRCEERGVEFLASPFSNAAVDLLEKLGVKRYKIGSGEVNNLLLLEKIASTGKPVILSSGMSSFEELEKTVTFLKDKGIDYSILQCTTSYPTAPNNYGFNVISELRERFQVPVGFSDHSAKKETCIAATVLGAEILEFHAVFSRKSFGPDASSSLEIEEIRELVKAVRNIDEALENPVDKSNNSRFTDLKGIFEKSLAVNKDLPRGYILRFEDLESKKPKGMGLDASEFQSVIGKKLQRDLKQWDFLKPGDLTNEV, from the coding sequence ATGGTAAATATCATAGCTGAAATAGGACAGGCGCATGAAGGCAGTTTAGGTCTAGCCCTTTCCTATATAGATGTACTTGCTGATGCCGGGGTGGATGCGGTTAAATTTCAGGTGCATATTGCCGATGCCGAGAGTAGTATTCATGAACCTTTCCGGATAAAGTTCTCTCAACAGGACGAGACACGATTTGACTACTGGAAGCGCATGGAATTTAGCCTGCAACAATGGAGGACCCTGAAATCGAGATGCGAGGAAAGGGGGGTGGAATTTCTGGCCTCTCCTTTTAGTAATGCTGCGGTAGATCTCCTGGAGAAATTGGGAGTTAAGAGATATAAGATAGGTTCGGGTGAGGTGAACAATTTACTTTTACTGGAAAAGATCGCCAGTACTGGGAAACCGGTCATACTTTCCTCAGGGATGAGTTCTTTTGAAGAACTGGAGAAAACCGTGACATTTTTAAAAGATAAAGGAATTGATTACTCCATCCTTCAATGTACCACCTCTTACCCTACAGCACCTAACAATTATGGTTTCAATGTAATTAGTGAATTAAGGGAAAGATTTCAGGTTCCAGTGGGTTTTTCCGATCATTCTGCCAAAAAGGAAACCTGTATCGCAGCGACCGTTCTTGGAGCTGAGATCCTTGAATTCCATGCTGTTTTCAGCCGGAAGAGTTTTGGGCCAGATGCTTCTTCTTCTCTAGAGATCGAAGAAATAAGAGAATTGGTAAAGGCGGTAAGGAATATTGACGAAGCTCTTGAAAACCCAGTGGATAAAAGTAATAATTCCAGATTTACAGATCTGAAAGGGATCTTTGAAAAATCTCTGGCAGTGAATAAGGACCTGCCAAGGGGATATATTCTAAGATTTGAGGACCTTGAATCAAAAAAACCGAAAGGAATGGGACTTGATGCCTCTGAATTTCAAAGTGTAATTGGAAAGAAGTTGCAAAGAGACTTAAAACAGTGGGATTTTTTAAAACCGGGAGACCTTACTAATGAAGTCTGA
- a CDS encoding UDP-glycosyltransferase, with protein MTPKKLLVIIPDGVGLRNFVYTNFPEEVKTAGWELVYWNATGFKLDELGYKEISLKPKPRAWTDLLKRAKINVELEYFEKKFNEPVYKKYKFSSSQNGLKNILKGLMVSFLTKKYEGEKGLSKLRTLIQKSERKSEYYKHCTEVLSQEKPDAIFCTNQRPVNAISPILAAQDLGIPTSCFIFSWDNLPKATKVIDTDYYLVWSEHMKDELQRYYPHINSEQIKITGTPQFEIHYNNSVVLPRDMFFSKYNLDPTREYLCFSGDDITTSPHDEYFLRDVAREVSQLNEKGENIGIIFRRCPVDFSGRYDKVLKEFSEIIIPIDPDWTGNGDSWNQAMPKKVDMALQTNIAEHCFMVINVASSMIFDFATKGKPCAYLNYLLELKDQKKDIREIYSYIHFKTIPENAVFWINNKEDIGDIILRALKNTNKERLDMAMSWFQQINCCATEASKNIVHQLAKIN; from the coding sequence TTGACACCAAAAAAACTTCTTGTAATTATTCCTGACGGAGTCGGTCTTCGAAATTTCGTCTACACTAATTTCCCTGAAGAAGTGAAAACTGCGGGTTGGGAGTTGGTCTATTGGAACGCTACCGGGTTTAAGTTAGATGAATTGGGTTATAAAGAGATCAGTTTAAAGCCCAAACCCAGGGCCTGGACAGATCTTCTGAAACGGGCTAAGATCAATGTAGAGTTGGAATATTTTGAGAAAAAGTTCAATGAGCCTGTATATAAGAAATATAAGTTTTCTTCTTCTCAAAACGGTTTGAAAAATATATTGAAAGGTCTTATGGTCAGTTTTCTAACTAAAAAATATGAGGGAGAAAAAGGTCTGAGTAAATTAAGAACGCTAATACAAAAATCTGAAAGGAAATCTGAATATTACAAGCACTGCACAGAGGTATTGAGTCAGGAAAAACCTGATGCTATTTTCTGTACCAATCAAAGGCCAGTGAATGCGATTTCACCAATTTTAGCTGCCCAAGACTTAGGAATTCCTACTTCCTGCTTTATTTTTTCATGGGATAACCTCCCCAAAGCTACCAAGGTGATAGATACAGATTATTACCTTGTGTGGAGTGAGCATATGAAGGACGAACTACAGCGATATTATCCTCATATAAATTCAGAACAGATTAAGATCACCGGAACTCCTCAATTTGAAATTCATTATAACAATTCGGTTGTTTTACCAAGAGATATGTTTTTCTCAAAATATAACCTGGATCCTACCAGAGAGTATCTTTGTTTTTCCGGAGATGATATTACCACCTCCCCTCATGATGAATATTTTCTCAGGGATGTTGCCAGAGAAGTAAGTCAATTAAATGAAAAGGGAGAAAATATCGGGATCATTTTTCGACGTTGTCCAGTAGACTTTTCTGGCAGATACGATAAGGTTTTAAAAGAGTTTAGTGAAATTATCATTCCTATAGATCCGGACTGGACAGGCAATGGTGATTCTTGGAATCAGGCTATGCCAAAAAAGGTAGACATGGCATTGCAAACAAATATTGCTGAACACTGTTTTATGGTTATTAATGTGGCATCCTCAATGATTTTTGATTTTGCGACTAAAGGAAAACCTTGTGCATACCTCAATTATTTGTTGGAACTGAAAGATCAGAAAAAGGATATCAGGGAAATATATTCTTATATTCATTTTAAAACTATCCCTGAAAATGCTGTTTTCTGGATTAATAATAAAGAAGATATTGGAGATATCATTCTACGAGCCCTTAAGAATACGAATAAAGAGAGGCTAGATATGGCGATGAGTTGGTTTCAGCAGATTAACTGTTGTGCAACAGAAGCCTCAAAAAATATAGTTCATCAATTAGCCAAGATAAATTAG
- a CDS encoding formyltransferase family protein, with translation MRTVLLTSNSLRHKYIAQCLALGTDLQLIITEEKSATIENTEELIETDARFIKDHFKSRSASEEKFFGNMGFPEDIIQIELQYKEINTELTLEFLKETDPDIIVLFGTSIIKDFILKAFPNKIINLHLGLSPYYKGSATNLFPLLYGQPQCLGATIHLAEKKVDSGKILHQLRPDLSEDDNLHDAGNKVIKRAGTQLPEILKLYFRGKIIPIMQKASRKIYRNSDLTTDRLRNIYDNIEKGLFSTYLMDKEQIDKKYPIISNLKR, from the coding sequence ATGAGAACAGTACTTTTAACCAGTAATAGTCTCAGGCATAAGTATATTGCCCAGTGCCTGGCACTCGGTACCGATCTTCAATTAATTATTACCGAAGAAAAGTCGGCTACCATAGAAAATACTGAAGAACTAATTGAAACCGATGCCAGGTTTATAAAAGATCATTTTAAATCCCGATCTGCATCTGAAGAAAAATTTTTTGGAAATATGGGATTTCCAGAGGATATAATCCAGATAGAACTTCAGTATAAAGAAATCAACACTGAGCTCACATTAGAATTTTTAAAGGAAACCGACCCGGATATCATAGTTTTATTTGGCACCTCGATAATTAAAGATTTCATTTTAAAGGCTTTTCCAAATAAGATCATTAATCTTCATCTAGGTCTATCTCCTTATTATAAAGGCTCGGCAACTAATCTATTCCCGCTTTTGTATGGACAGCCACAATGTTTAGGCGCGACCATTCACTTAGCAGAAAAGAAGGTTGATTCGGGTAAAATATTGCATCAGCTTAGACCCGATCTTTCTGAGGATGATAACCTTCATGATGCCGGAAATAAGGTTATAAAAAGAGCAGGAACGCAGTTACCTGAAATTTTAAAATTATATTTTCGGGGAAAGATTATTCCGATAATGCAGAAGGCTAGCCGTAAAATTTACAGGAATAGTGATCTTACTACCGATAGACTGCGCAATATTTATGATAATATTGAAAAGGGGTTATTTTCAACATATTTAATGGATAAAGAGCAGATCGATAAGAAATATCCTATAATTTCAAATTTGAAACGATGA
- a CDS encoding glycosyltransferase gives MEEKIAIIYAHRKRDVERIRLSFESLKKQSSKNFEVIFVDYGSNAPLTEDLKKLMGEYDFVSPFFLPVPQLLWNKSKALNYGVLQSKASYIFIADVDLIFPPKAIERLEQLKKPESFFLFKMGYLDQDTSSNLMELQGFDDLKASRVGEVNGMVLAPRGAFLKVNGFDEFFHFYGAEDVDLFSRFETAGYREEKTEGLYFFHNWHRSFQGSEDEIVTRNPRIKNIMRINQEHYFRNKDLGLIKPRRQEGMGEVIGVERSSRLKEPTCNYIIPNIAARVEHFLEEELLTLKEEVIKAEFVIDPYYETLKYRLKKKLGKQTQPYLSMKEVNDLVLKKILFNYRDANYSFKIAKDLKSIDFRIEL, from the coding sequence ATGGAAGAAAAGATCGCGATCATTTATGCCCATAGGAAGAGGGATGTCGAGAGGATAAGACTTTCTTTTGAGTCCCTTAAAAAACAGTCTTCAAAGAATTTTGAGGTGATCTTTGTCGATTACGGGAGTAACGCACCCCTTACAGAGGATCTGAAAAAGCTGATGGGCGAATATGATTTTGTGTCTCCTTTTTTTTTACCGGTACCCCAGCTGCTTTGGAACAAGAGTAAGGCCCTTAATTATGGGGTTTTGCAAAGCAAAGCCTCTTATATATTTATCGCCGATGTGGACCTTATCTTTCCTCCTAAAGCGATAGAAAGATTGGAACAGCTAAAAAAACCTGAAAGCTTCTTCCTTTTTAAAATGGGGTACCTTGATCAGGATACCTCTTCCAATCTAATGGAACTACAAGGCTTTGATGACTTAAAAGCTTCACGCGTTGGAGAGGTGAACGGTATGGTGCTGGCTCCAAGAGGTGCATTTTTGAAAGTGAATGGTTTTGACGAGTTCTTTCATTTTTATGGAGCCGAGGATGTGGATCTTTTTTCACGTTTTGAGACTGCCGGGTACAGGGAAGAAAAAACAGAAGGCCTGTACTTTTTTCATAACTGGCATCGTAGCTTTCAGGGCTCGGAGGATGAGATCGTGACCAGGAATCCGCGTATAAAGAACATCATGCGGATCAATCAGGAGCATTATTTCAGGAATAAAGACCTTGGCCTTATTAAGCCTAGAAGACAGGAAGGTATGGGGGAAGTTATTGGGGTTGAAAGAAGTTCAAGATTAAAAGAACCCACCTGTAATTATATTATTCCTAATATTGCCGCCAGGGTTGAACATTTTCTGGAAGAAGAATTACTGACTCTAAAAGAGGAGGTAATAAAGGCAGAATTTGTGATCGATCCATACTATGAGACTTTAAAATACAGGCTGAAGAAAAAACTTGGAAAACAAACTCAGCCTTATCTTTCCATGAAAGAAGTAAATGACCTGGTTTTAAAAAAAATTCTCTTTAATTACCGGGATGCTAATTATTCTTTTAAAATTGCAAAAGACCTCAAAAGCATAGATTTTAGAATAGAGCTCTAG
- the neuC gene encoding UDP-N-acetylglucosamine 2-epimerase, with protein sequence MSMKRKICVVITARPSYSRIKTALEAIKDHPELELQLVIAGSALLDRYGNAAEFIKNDGFKVAAKVYMVLEGENPTTMAKTTGLGLMELTNVFYNLQPDAVISIADRFETIATSIAAAYQNIPLVHIQGGEVTGSIDEKVRHANTKLADLHLVSNEDARKRVIKLGEDPEMVINTGCPSIDLARKLENENGLNFNPLEKYGGVGSQINWEDGYLVVMQHPVTTEYSKSRENIMETLYAVKESGISAFWFWPNVDAGSDGTSNGIRTFREKENPENIHFFKNMDGLDFLRLMKNSRMLIGNSSAGIREGSYLGVPALNIGNRQQRRLRGENVTDVGYNRFEILNAIKELEGNSRFSKSNLYGDGESGKRIAEILAKVELRSSKTISY encoded by the coding sequence ATGAGTATGAAACGAAAAATATGCGTAGTAATTACCGCTCGCCCCTCATATAGCAGGATTAAAACAGCTTTGGAAGCAATTAAGGATCATCCTGAGCTAGAGCTTCAATTGGTAATCGCTGGTTCAGCGCTATTGGATCGTTATGGAAATGCAGCTGAATTCATCAAAAATGACGGTTTTAAAGTGGCTGCCAAGGTCTACATGGTCCTGGAGGGAGAAAACCCAACAACTATGGCGAAGACTACGGGTTTAGGATTAATGGAGCTTACCAATGTTTTTTATAATCTTCAACCAGATGCAGTAATAAGTATAGCCGATAGATTTGAAACTATCGCCACTTCGATTGCCGCCGCATATCAAAATATTCCTCTGGTTCATATCCAGGGAGGGGAGGTAACCGGAAGTATAGATGAGAAAGTTAGACATGCAAACACAAAATTGGCCGATCTTCACTTGGTTTCGAATGAAGATGCCCGGAAGCGGGTTATTAAATTAGGCGAAGATCCTGAAATGGTTATTAATACTGGTTGTCCGTCGATTGATCTTGCCAGGAAACTAGAGAATGAGAATGGATTGAATTTTAATCCTTTAGAGAAGTATGGAGGTGTAGGTAGTCAGATCAATTGGGAAGATGGTTATTTGGTAGTCATGCAGCATCCGGTGACCACAGAGTATTCAAAATCCCGGGAGAATATAATGGAAACCTTATATGCAGTAAAGGAAAGTGGAATTTCTGCATTTTGGTTCTGGCCTAATGTTGATGCAGGCTCAGATGGCACCTCAAATGGGATTAGAACTTTTAGAGAAAAGGAAAATCCTGAAAACATTCATTTTTTTAAAAATATGGATGGCCTCGATTTTCTAAGATTAATGAAGAATTCAAGAATGCTTATTGGGAATTCCAGTGCAGGAATAAGAGAAGGTAGTTATCTGGGTGTTCCAGCTTTAAATATAGGAAACCGTCAGCAAAGAAGGCTTCGAGGCGAGAATGTTACTGATGTTGGTTATAACAGGTTTGAAATATTAAATGCAATCAAAGAACTGGAAGGAAATTCTAGATTTAGTAAATCTAATCTGTATGGTGACGGTGAATCCGGGAAACGAATTGCAGAAATTCTTGCTAAAGTTGAGTTGAGATCTTCAAAAACAATTAGTTACTAA